A single window of Leptolyngbya ohadii IS1 DNA harbors:
- a CDS encoding basic amino acid ABC transporter substrate-binding protein, whose protein sequence is MMRVTRSRFLRQFTLGILALVCTLTFAACAGTQTGTAPGANSAAGGGSTTLRVGTEPAFPPFESQAANGDLEGFDIDLMKAIGEQAGLQVEFQSLPFDGLIPALQAGTVDAAISAMTITAERAQTVSFSRPYFKAGLAIAVQDKTADVTSLESLKGKRIAVQIGTTGAKEAQKIEGAQIRTFDSAPLALQELTNGNVDAVINDAPVTLYAIKSGNIPGIKVVGTLLTEEFYGIALPKDSPNVEKINTAMGTLLTNGKYNEIHQKWFGSQAPTLPEQAPI, encoded by the coding sequence ATGATGCGCGTTACGCGATCACGTTTTTTGCGACAGTTTACCCTGGGTATTTTGGCTTTAGTGTGTACCCTGACTTTTGCAGCTTGTGCGGGAACGCAAACGGGAACAGCACCCGGAGCCAATTCGGCAGCAGGCGGTGGTTCAACAACTCTGCGTGTGGGTACGGAACCTGCGTTTCCCCCGTTTGAATCTCAGGCAGCTAACGGCGATTTGGAAGGCTTTGATATTGACCTGATGAAGGCGATCGGTGAACAGGCAGGATTGCAGGTTGAGTTTCAAAGCCTACCCTTCGACGGACTGATTCCAGCACTGCAAGCGGGCACCGTTGATGCTGCCATTAGTGCCATGACGATCACCGCAGAGCGGGCGCAAACGGTTTCTTTCTCCCGTCCCTATTTCAAAGCAGGTCTGGCGATCGCAGTTCAGGACAAAACCGCTGACGTGACTTCCCTGGAGTCGCTCAAAGGAAAAAGAATTGCTGTTCAGATCGGAACGACAGGTGCAAAAGAAGCTCAGAAGATAGAGGGAGCGCAAATTCGCACCTTTGACTCCGCGCCGCTTGCCCTTCAGGAACTGACGAATGGTAACGTTGATGCGGTGATTAATGATGCTCCCGTTACCCTGTACGCCATCAAGAGCGGCAATATTCCCGGCATTAAAGTCGTAGGCACCCTGCTGACTGAGGAATTCTACGGAATTGCCTTGCCCAAGGATTCGCCCAATGTGGAGAAGATCAACACCGCGATGGGCACTTTGCTGACCAACGGCAAATACAACGAGATTCACCAGAAGTGGTTTGGCAGCCAAGCGCCTACCCTGCCGGAACAGGCTCCCATTTAA
- a CDS encoding amino acid ABC transporter permease: protein MAQSIQVLLDALPNLLLGATVTLQLTAITVLLGMVFGSLIGILRLSPSPLLRFLTRCYVDFLRGTPLLVQIFMIYFGLPALARGLGFTFTLNQWAAAVIALTLNSSAYIAEIVRGGIQSIELGQREAAESLGLGSVQTMRYVIFPQALRRIIPPLGNEFITLLKDTSLVAVIGFEELFRRGQLIVAQNFRAFEIYFAVALIYLVLTLISSQAFSYLERSMNPIERSRQQPAAAIPD, encoded by the coding sequence GTGGCTCAATCGATTCAAGTCTTGCTCGATGCCCTGCCCAACCTCCTGCTGGGTGCAACGGTAACGCTCCAGCTAACGGCAATTACCGTTCTCCTGGGCATGGTTTTTGGTTCGCTCATTGGGATCTTGCGGCTGTCTCCGTCGCCCCTGCTGCGATTTTTGACCCGCTGCTACGTTGACTTTCTGCGCGGTACGCCGCTGCTGGTACAAATCTTTATGATTTATTTCGGTCTGCCTGCTCTGGCGCGAGGACTGGGGTTTACCTTTACCCTGAACCAGTGGGCTGCGGCGGTGATTGCCCTGACGCTCAACAGTTCTGCCTACATTGCTGAAATTGTGCGGGGCGGCATTCAGTCGATCGAATTAGGACAGCGGGAGGCAGCGGAGTCTCTGGGGTTAGGCTCCGTCCAGACCATGCGCTACGTCATTTTTCCCCAGGCATTGCGCCGCATTATTCCACCGCTAGGCAATGAGTTTATTACGCTTCTGAAAGACACTAGCCTCGTTGCGGTGATTGGTTTTGAAGAACTGTTTCGGCGCGGACAGCTAATCGTGGCGCAAAATTTCCGCGCATTCGAGATTTACTTCGCCGTTGCGCTGATCTATCTGGTACTCACGCTAATTTCCTCCCAGGCATTTAGCTACCTGGAGCGATCGATGAATCCGATCGAGCGATCGAGACAGCAGCCTGCGGCGGCAATACCGGACTAG